A stretch of Natronococcus sp. CG52 DNA encodes these proteins:
- a CDS encoding phosphopantetheine adenylyltransferase has product MDVALGGTFDPVHDGHRRLFERAFELGDVTVGLTSDGLAPQTRHVDRHVKSFDERTQALEEELEPLASEHDREFEIRPLEEPTGIATEPQFEYLVVSPETLEGGKRINEIRHERGHDLLEIVVVPHVLAADDEIISSTRIVNGEIDEHGNVLEADAETGQQDPD; this is encoded by the coding sequence ATGGACGTCGCGCTTGGTGGGACGTTCGACCCCGTTCACGACGGCCACCGTCGGCTGTTCGAACGGGCGTTCGAACTCGGAGACGTGACCGTGGGACTAACGAGTGACGGACTCGCACCGCAGACTCGCCACGTCGATCGGCACGTCAAATCGTTCGACGAACGAACGCAGGCTCTCGAGGAGGAACTCGAGCCACTCGCGAGCGAACACGACCGCGAGTTCGAGATTCGTCCGCTGGAGGAACCGACGGGAATCGCGACGGAGCCGCAGTTCGAGTATCTGGTCGTCTCGCCGGAGACCCTCGAGGGTGGTAAACGCATCAACGAGATTCGCCACGAGCGCGGGCACGATCTCCTCGAGATCGTCGTCGTTCCGCACGTCCTCGCCGCCGACGACGAGATCATCTCGAGTACCCGGATCGTCAACGGCGAGATCGACGAGCACGGGAACGTTCTCGAGGCGGACGCCGAAACGGGTCAGCAGGATCCCGACTGA
- a CDS encoding transcription initiation factor IIB family protein, whose product MHSARDRIEYEPWLEKLEQAADRLELSSEARSCATELFLTDVPEADRSKRALLAASLYAGSLVAGDGRTQGAVADAANVSRLSIQSRWKALLEDAGLEPPRW is encoded by the coding sequence ATGCATAGCGCCCGGGATCGCATTGAATACGAACCCTGGCTCGAGAAACTCGAACAGGCTGCCGACCGGCTGGAGCTGTCGAGCGAGGCGCGGTCGTGTGCTACGGAACTCTTCCTGACGGACGTCCCAGAGGCTGACCGTTCGAAGCGAGCGCTGCTCGCAGCCAGCCTCTACGCCGGTTCACTCGTCGCCGGCGACGGCCGAACGCAAGGTGCAGTCGCGGACGCCGCGAACGTCTCTCGACTCTCGATTCAGTCCCGGTGGAAGGCCCTGCTCGAGGACGCCGGGCTCGAGCCACCGCGCTGGTAA